The Geoanaerobacter pelophilus genome includes a region encoding these proteins:
- a CDS encoding ABC transporter permease: MFVLKLIIRNTFRHPLRSLLTVAGVAIAVIAFGLLRTLVELWYLGAESSSATRLVTRSSISLVFSLPISYRDKIRQVSGVTKVANANWFGGIYKSEKNFFPNFAVSGNYLDLYPEFMLSDDERKAFLMDRKGVVAGRKLALKQGWKIGDQITLKGTIFPGQWDFVLRGIYRGSERTTDESQFFFHWDYLNETLKKTMPRRADQTGIFLVGVKRPEQAAEVAQAVDDQFRNSLAETLTETEKAFQLSFVAMTEAIVIAIQIVSYVVIVIIMVVAANTMAMTARERISEYATLKTLGFGTVHIAGVIFGESFAISLAGGMLGIAATFPAAHWIETELSQFFPVFQVTQETVLLDLAAAATVGIIAGIFPTWRGATIKVADGLRRIG, encoded by the coding sequence ATGTTTGTCCTTAAGCTTATCATCCGGAATACCTTTCGGCATCCTCTCCGCTCACTGCTCACGGTAGCAGGTGTTGCCATTGCTGTTATTGCGTTCGGTCTGCTACGGACCCTGGTAGAGCTCTGGTATCTGGGTGCCGAGTCGTCTTCCGCCACGCGGCTTGTCACCAGAAGCTCCATCTCCCTGGTGTTTTCTCTTCCCATATCGTATCGCGACAAGATCCGCCAGGTTTCCGGGGTGACTAAGGTAGCGAACGCCAATTGGTTCGGCGGGATATACAAGTCGGAGAAGAACTTTTTCCCGAACTTCGCCGTTTCCGGCAATTATCTCGATCTTTATCCTGAGTTCATGCTTAGCGATGATGAACGCAAGGCCTTTCTGATGGATCGTAAAGGGGTAGTGGCAGGAAGAAAGCTGGCGCTAAAGCAGGGATGGAAAATTGGCGACCAGATTACCCTTAAAGGGACGATATTCCCCGGTCAGTGGGATTTCGTGCTTCGCGGGATTTATCGGGGGAGTGAACGAACCACCGATGAGAGTCAATTCTTCTTCCACTGGGACTACCTGAACGAGACGCTCAAGAAAACCATGCCGCGCCGAGCGGATCAGACCGGGATCTTCCTGGTGGGGGTCAAGAGGCCTGAGCAGGCGGCAGAGGTGGCACAGGCGGTAGATGACCAGTTTCGCAACTCTCTTGCCGAGACGCTGACCGAGACGGAAAAGGCCTTCCAGCTGAGTTTTGTAGCCATGACCGAGGCAATCGTGATTGCCATTCAGATCGTTTCCTATGTGGTGATTGTGATCATCATGGTAGTTGCTGCCAACACCATGGCGATGACCGCCCGGGAGCGGATATCCGAATACGCGACTCTCAAGACCCTTGGCTTTGGCACAGTACACATCGCCGGGGTGATTTTTGGCGAATCTTTTGCAATCTCACTGGCAGGCGGGATGCTGGGAATTGCTGCGACATTCCCGGCAGCCCATTGGATCGAGACAGAGCTTTCCCAGTTTTTCCCGGTTTTTCAGGTAACACAAGAGACCGTGCTGCTTGACTTGGCGGCAGCGGCTACAGTTGGCATCATAGCGGGGATTTTCCCTACCTGGCGCGGCGCAACCATCAAGGTTGCAGATGGGCTGCGTCGCATCGGCTGA
- a CDS encoding CxxxxCH/CxxCH domain c-type cytochrome, giving the protein MRPSDRRRADRLQINELSCPGILRRASRYPRFLFLLFLVFTLFTGSALASIECYECHGTKISDTQGDYRPLDDNLGRNPVSGGFRGNHRTHLPEGATKSNCTICHPGTDSYGIGHRDGKIKVSSNINSSPLTARYKNQTSVFANSTSAFPQTATPVLGQCNNVNCHFETATPVWGSQSFMVPSDCNSCHLAPPETGSHVKHFSSLSSAAGRTIGTICSKCHPSYTTDPKPFIHATSAGRRSHAVTFSTPPNSGGSYAGSVNAGYLPSQHPLRNGTCSNLYCHSDGNDPGLYKQPQWGSSLAENCAGCHGGTKDSGSPMATNAHAKHINSYTFACEKCHTATVNDTPAIRDKSLHVNKIKDVAFNEAGDFATDTKGCSNTYCHSDALGHAPKRAVVWTDTTPLECDSCHRGTRATQTTMSSAGHGRLVGAQWIRKYPCYYCHYDTANTDNSIKDRTKHVNKVKDVVIAPNWRITNKPFPAYSSARKTCYNVYCHSDGTINPDIDKTYSWNQGRTNCNSCHGHSINTCSTSNCHDGTEHDGRFWPVYTRWSSGQEWRAAVPMFKNDGPGTLRANSHPRHVQTNFTCNKCHAVTIVNGDCRSCHTGGTPLGSMRESAHINADFHVNKEKDVAFSDGGTYNPATKTCTNTKCHSGTVIPKWGDSINGSVICLGCHGSNEADLDTFGGFGNGTQAKINLNHWVTSGHGRYSTSGRYPGSNNPAANFPANPCWYCHDNTVLHGESANPFRLRRHQQYELRFDKECVYCHMEHKDYECINCHVGQNSLAPQATAGGISVKLRTGGSRTDWPSHTYLSGCTLAACHDSDDGTFANGGHKGHSTGAGTWNVEQKNDIKSQYVMMGVCLQCHDDDSNGQCTFCHSNNPAKYSLGFNPGTGFIKPKQARASAAHFGKKHYGTFLNSGGWTKNAQGKYLGTWRGGKFCWDCHDPHGDSNIYMIHDQVATATDGKFGVPVSRSPVSFTQKKFGTDYAGGPNKLCNVCHGADSKHYLSNFSDGHNSGKICTTCHMHRFADAHADSQSCNTCHANAKPVPKHVAFGLSVTCVKCHSGIIGSRTDVVGQFNSNSHHVQGVTLTGKQCYACHWEATPYGTIDPARHEGFNFNTYSGVKNAKVDLVVWQPGVRPTFYSSTSAVQFLANRINTVSERIEVGKLNNHCLSCHSDQNNDTSPFGDCKTPRQYAWDGQSIATRYSQLGTTSWGKVNSGTWTNANKKDTVTKAFSAHGNAAMNQGGWNAADGYDAVPPNTRAGVKNVQCYDCHNSHGSKVNGTTSSYLTFNNTKNGANLKETQKDKGGYAATYMAQPNTTGKNTYAAGAGQCFDCHETQNSSATKPWGYQSTFEASQPIMGYDDSPRFGGGTKGRYTRFPFRKTSVAGTHFSASSMLNYSSHERINGLCTPCHDPHGVSPTLGDQMSYAVPLLKGTWMTSPYKEDAPPANATSGGTATPPYRWGGNHQYSGWYYRKPSATIPLGWNTDRNTFANATPYNTFNRISENDNQFAGLCTRCHQQGKLTNTANANPDWKSRERVHKTVKGWGANNEHSFTCSKCHQPHSSALPRLMVTNCLDYQHRGRVASGGKASAADTYPGNGYIYNYANSGGGHFGFPIGGIIKSPTGTDTTSVNDPAYKADRYKYEAFTQCHLRRSGVTISPDYPSDGSTPAVPSQWPQENYWNQVTPWDNPNGTSSSTPSHSNSYY; this is encoded by the coding sequence ATGCGACCATCAGATAGACGTCGAGCCGACCGTCTGCAAATTAATGAGCTTAGTTGTCCGGGGATACTAAGGCGTGCGAGCCGATATCCCCGGTTTTTATTTCTGCTGTTCCTGGTTTTTACTCTCTTTACCGGCAGTGCCCTGGCTTCAATCGAGTGTTATGAATGCCATGGCACCAAGATTTCTGATACCCAGGGCGATTATCGCCCCCTGGATGACAACCTAGGCAGAAACCCTGTTTCCGGCGGTTTTCGCGGCAATCACCGGACCCATCTTCCTGAAGGTGCAACGAAATCTAACTGTACGATATGCCACCCTGGGACTGACAGTTATGGCATCGGCCACCGGGACGGCAAGATCAAGGTATCATCCAATATTAACAGCTCACCTTTAACGGCCAGATACAAAAATCAGACCTCGGTTTTCGCCAACTCCACCTCGGCATTTCCGCAGACCGCTACCCCTGTTCTGGGGCAGTGCAACAACGTCAACTGCCATTTTGAAACTGCCACTCCTGTCTGGGGAAGCCAATCGTTCATGGTGCCGTCAGACTGCAACTCCTGCCATCTGGCCCCTCCGGAAACCGGCAGCCATGTAAAGCACTTTTCGTCGTTGTCATCTGCTGCCGGAAGAACCATCGGCACTATCTGCAGTAAATGCCACCCTTCATACACAACCGATCCGAAACCGTTCATCCATGCAACAAGCGCTGGCCGCAGAAGCCATGCCGTTACCTTCAGCACCCCTCCTAACAGCGGCGGCAGTTATGCTGGTAGCGTCAATGCCGGATACCTGCCGAGCCAGCACCCTTTGCGCAACGGAACCTGCTCGAATCTCTATTGCCATAGCGATGGCAATGACCCTGGTTTGTACAAGCAACCGCAGTGGGGCAGTTCTCTGGCTGAAAACTGTGCCGGCTGTCATGGCGGCACCAAAGACAGCGGTTCGCCAATGGCAACCAATGCGCATGCTAAGCATATTAACTCTTATACCTTTGCCTGTGAGAAGTGTCATACCGCCACAGTCAACGATACCCCAGCCATCAGGGACAAATCGCTCCATGTCAACAAGATCAAGGATGTGGCCTTTAATGAGGCAGGTGATTTTGCCACCGACACCAAGGGGTGCAGCAACACCTATTGCCACAGCGATGCCCTTGGCCATGCACCAAAGAGAGCCGTGGTCTGGACCGACACCACCCCTCTCGAATGCGATTCATGCCACCGCGGGACCAGGGCAACCCAGACAACAATGAGCTCTGCCGGTCACGGCAGATTGGTTGGCGCTCAGTGGATCAGGAAATATCCCTGCTACTATTGTCATTATGACACCGCTAATACCGATAACAGCATTAAAGACAGAACCAAGCATGTCAACAAGGTCAAGGACGTAGTTATTGCACCCAACTGGCGCATAACCAACAAACCGTTCCCTGCATACAGCTCTGCCAGAAAAACCTGCTACAACGTTTACTGCCACAGCGACGGCACGATAAACCCCGACATTGACAAGACTTACAGCTGGAACCAGGGTAGGACCAACTGTAACAGCTGCCACGGCCACTCGATCAATACCTGCTCTACCAGCAACTGCCACGACGGCACCGAGCATGACGGCAGGTTCTGGCCGGTATACACCCGTTGGAGCAGTGGCCAGGAGTGGCGCGCTGCAGTGCCGATGTTCAAGAACGACGGCCCTGGAACGCTGCGGGCCAACTCCCATCCCCGTCATGTCCAGACCAATTTCACCTGCAACAAGTGTCATGCGGTGACTATTGTCAATGGTGACTGCCGAAGCTGTCACACTGGTGGCACACCATTGGGCAGCATGAGGGAGTCGGCCCACATTAACGCCGATTTCCATGTTAACAAGGAAAAGGATGTCGCGTTCAGCGATGGCGGTACTTACAATCCTGCGACCAAGACCTGCACCAATACCAAGTGCCATAGCGGTACCGTGATTCCCAAGTGGGGGGACTCGATCAATGGCAGTGTCATCTGTCTCGGCTGCCATGGCAGTAATGAGGCGGATCTTGATACCTTTGGCGGTTTCGGCAACGGGACCCAGGCAAAGATCAACCTCAATCACTGGGTAACAAGCGGCCATGGCCGCTACTCCACGTCAGGGCGTTACCCCGGTTCCAATAACCCGGCAGCTAATTTCCCGGCAAATCCCTGCTGGTACTGCCACGACAATACTGTTCTCCATGGAGAGTCGGCCAATCCATTCCGTCTCAGGAGACATCAGCAGTACGAGCTGCGCTTTGACAAGGAGTGCGTCTACTGCCATATGGAGCACAAGGATTACGAGTGCATCAACTGTCACGTCGGCCAGAACAGCCTGGCTCCGCAGGCAACTGCCGGCGGCATATCAGTGAAGCTCCGAACCGGCGGCAGCCGTACCGACTGGCCTTCCCATACCTACCTTAGCGGTTGTACTCTGGCTGCGTGCCATGATTCCGACGATGGGACTTTTGCCAACGGCGGGCACAAAGGCCATTCTACCGGAGCCGGCACTTGGAATGTCGAACAGAAGAACGACATCAAGAGCCAGTATGTCATGATGGGGGTTTGTCTCCAGTGTCATGACGACGATTCCAATGGCCAGTGTACCTTCTGTCACTCCAATAACCCGGCAAAATATTCCCTTGGGTTCAATCCCGGTACCGGCTTTATCAAGCCGAAGCAGGCGCGGGCCTCGGCTGCCCATTTCGGCAAGAAGCATTACGGAACATTCCTGAACTCAGGAGGGTGGACCAAGAATGCCCAAGGAAAGTATCTGGGCACCTGGCGTGGCGGGAAATTCTGCTGGGATTGCCATGACCCCCATGGTGATTCCAACATCTACATGATTCATGACCAGGTTGCTACGGCCACTGATGGGAAATTCGGCGTTCCGGTTTCCCGGTCGCCGGTGTCGTTCACCCAGAAGAAATTCGGCACTGATTACGCCGGTGGCCCCAACAAACTCTGCAACGTCTGTCATGGGGCTGATTCGAAGCACTACCTGAGCAACTTCAGCGATGGCCACAATAGCGGCAAAATCTGTACGACCTGCCATATGCACCGGTTTGCCGATGCCCATGCCGATTCCCAGAGCTGCAACACCTGCCACGCCAATGCCAAGCCGGTTCCCAAACATGTTGCTTTCGGTCTTTCGGTCACCTGCGTCAAGTGTCATTCCGGGATCATCGGCAGCAGGACTGATGTCGTCGGCCAGTTCAACAGCAATTCCCACCATGTGCAAGGGGTTACCCTCACCGGCAAGCAGTGTTATGCCTGCCACTGGGAAGCGACCCCATACGGTACCATCGATCCGGCGAGACACGAAGGGTTCAACTTCAATACCTATTCAGGGGTCAAGAACGCCAAGGTCGATCTGGTGGTGTGGCAGCCGGGCGTTCGCCCGACCTTCTATAGCAGCACTTCGGCAGTTCAGTTCCTGGCAAACCGGATCAATACGGTCAGCGAACGGATTGAAGTAGGCAAGCTCAACAATCATTGCCTCTCATGCCATTCCGATCAGAACAACGATACTTCGCCGTTTGGAGACTGCAAAACCCCGCGCCAGTATGCCTGGGACGGTCAGTCGATCGCTACCCGCTACTCGCAACTGGGGACAACCAGTTGGGGCAAGGTGAACTCCGGAACCTGGACCAATGCCAATAAGAAGGACACGGTCACCAAAGCATTCTCTGCTCATGGCAATGCCGCCATGAACCAGGGGGGCTGGAACGCTGCCGACGGCTATGACGCTGTTCCGCCAAACACCAGAGCCGGCGTGAAGAATGTCCAGTGCTACGATTGTCACAACTCTCACGGTTCCAAGGTCAATGGCACGACCTCCAGCTATCTGACCTTCAATAACACCAAAAACGGTGCCAACCTGAAGGAAACCCAGAAAGACAAGGGGGGCTATGCCGCAACCTATATGGCCCAACCGAACACTACCGGTAAAAACACCTATGCTGCCGGTGCCGGACAATGTTTTGACTGTCACGAAACCCAGAATTCATCTGCAACCAAACCTTGGGGGTATCAGTCTACCTTCGAGGCGTCCCAACCTATTATGGGCTATGACGACAGCCCTCGCTTCGGCGGCGGCACCAAAGGACGCTACACCCGCTTCCCATTCCGGAAGACGAGTGTGGCAGGGACCCATTTCTCTGCTTCAAGTATGCTTAATTACTCTTCCCATGAGCGGATCAACGGTCTTTGCACGCCGTGTCACGATCCGCATGGCGTCTCACCGACACTGGGCGACCAGATGTCATACGCCGTACCGTTGCTCAAGGGTACCTGGATGACCAGCCCGTACAAGGAAGATGCTCCGCCGGCAAATGCCACCAGCGGCGGCACGGCCACACCCCCTTATCGTTGGGGCGGCAATCACCAATACTCCGGCTGGTACTACCGCAAGCCGTCTGCTACGATTCCGCTTGGCTGGAACACCGACCGGAATACCTTTGCCAATGCAACGCCGTACAATACCTTCAATCGGATCAGCGAGAACGACAACCAGTTTGCCGGTTTGTGCACGCGGTGTCACCAGCAGGGCAAGCTGACCAATACTGCCAATGCCAACCCTGACTGGAAATCGCGGGAGCGTGTCCACAAGACAGTCAAGGGGTGGGGGGCGAACAACGAGCATTCCTTTACCTGCTCCAAGTGTCACCAGCCGCACTCTTCGGCCTTGCCGAGATTAATGGTTACCAACTGTCTTGATTACCAGCATCGCGGCCGCGTTGCCTCTGGTGGCAAGGCCTCTGCTGCCGATACCTACCCCGGTAATGGCTACATTTACAACTATGCCAATTCCGGTGGCGGTCACTTTGGCTTCCCGATCGGCGGTATTATCAAGAGCCCGACCGGAACGGACACAACCTCGGTTAATGACCCGGCCTACAAGGCAGACCGCTATAAGTATGAGGCCTTTACCCAGTGCCACCTGCGTCGTTCTGGTGTGACGATTTCCCCGGACTACCCATCTGACGGGTCAACTCCTGCAGTTCCCTCTCAATGGCCGCAGGAAAACTACTGGAACCAGGTGACCCCTTGGGATAATCCGAACGGCACGAGCAGTTCAACTCCGTCTCACAGCAACAGCTACTACTGA